One window from the genome of Diorhabda sublineata isolate icDioSubl1.1 chromosome 10, icDioSubl1.1, whole genome shotgun sequence encodes:
- the LOC130449548 gene encoding heparan-alpha-glucosaminide N-acetyltransferase isoform X1 gives MKWCMIDDYDVANFKGYNLSSLILDQYYLNINVSYYKNIFLYTLNKDCYECPYLITDYCIDLNEECSKDLTKNIFNTHMTFRLTTERKEYFPQDQTENVICDINNEFGQFGVYNVEVNESGCFVDVLKQPVNIYTPILTVTLIWIAVLLMIFGATKIWKKLISKEESTEETHDGVNKRKQRILSLDTFRGLTVIIMIFVNYGQGGYTTIEHARWNGLHVADLVFPSFLWIMGACIPIGMISNFKKSISNKKIILNILKRSIKLFCLGIFLNGGSDLNYLRILGVLQRLGICYFATSIICLYLTDREDEVKEEQNWLRHIKDLTKLYRGWLAVIGILILHTVLIFSISAPNCPRGYMGPGGLHKNRSYVNCTGGATGYIDGLILGNHRYQYPTIYGTYEAKPFDPEGLVGCLTSIFQTFIGVQAGITLIMYKSHSERLIRWLSWAVITGMFGGILSGFSKENGIIPVNKNLWSLSFVMTTSCFSFLMLSICYILVDSLKWWHGKPFIFAGQNAILLYIGHELLDGHFPVRWYIHNSSNLTEEPRRTHFLALLSDTWATGFWILIAYYLYKIKYFFTI, from the exons atgaaatggTGTATGATTGATGACTACGACGTTGCCAACTTCAAAGGATATAATTTGTCGAGCTTAATTTTGGAccaatattatttaaacataaaTGTTAGTtactataaaaacatttttttatatactctTAATAAGGATTGTTATGAG TGCCCCTATCTTATAACTGACTACTGTATAGATTTAAATGAAGAATGCAGCAAAGATCTAACGAAAAATATCTTTAATACACATATGACCTTCAGACTGACAACAGAACGAAAAGAGTATTTTCCCCAAGATCAAACTGAAAATGTAATATGTGATATCAATAACGAATTTGGACAATTTGGTGTATATAATGTAGAAGTTAACGAATCCGGATGTTTTGTAGATGTTTTGAAACAAcctgtaaatatatatacac caaTACTTACAGTTACTTTGATATGGATTGCCGTATTACTAATGATATTTGGAGctacaaaaatttggaaaaagttgATCTCAAAAGAGGAATCTACGGAGGAAACTCATGACGGtgttaataaaagaaaacaacgAATTTTATCTTTGGACACTTTTAGGGG ATTGACTGTAATAATAATGATCTTTGTCAACTATGGTCAAGGGGGTTATACAACAATAGAACATGCACGTTGGAATGGACTACACGTTGCAGATTTAGTGTTTCCGTCCTTTTTATGGATCATGGGGGCATGTATACCGATAGGAATGAtatctaatttcaaaaaatcaatttcaaataaaaaaatcatattaaacaTATTAAAG agatcaataaaattattctgtTTAGGAATATTTTTGAATGGCGGTTCCGATTTAAATTATCTCAGAATATTAGGAGTTCTGCAAAGACTGGGCATATGTTATTTTGCGACGTCgataatttgtttgtatttaacGGACAGAGAAGATGAAGTCAAAGAAGAACAAAATTGGCtg agACATATAAAGGACTTAACGAAATTGTATAGAGGATGGTTGGCAGTtattggaattttaattttacacacCGTTCTGATTTTCTCGATATCCGCTCCGAATTGTCCAAG GGGGTATATGGGTCCAGGTGGCCTGCATAAAAATCGATCTTATGTAAATTGTACTGGAGGTGCAACAGGATATATAGATGGTCTAATCCTAGGTAATCATAGATATCAATATCCTACAATTTATGGTACCTATGAAGCTAAACCGTTTGATCCCGAAGGCTTAGTAG GCTGCTTAACTTCAATTTTCCAAACCTTTATTGGAGTTCAGGCAGGTATTACATTAATAATGTATAAATCTCACTCGGAACGATTGATTAGATGGTTATCGTGGGCGGTAATAACTGGTATGTTTGGAGGAATTCTCAGTGGATTTTCGAAGGAAAACGGTATAATACcggtaaacaaaaatttgtg gtcCTTATCTTTTGTTATGACAACTTCATGCTTTTCATTTTTGATGTTAAGTATATGTTACATATTAGTTGATTCGTTGAAGTGGTGGCATGGTAAACCCTTTATATTTGCTGGTCAAAATGCAATTCTGTTATATATTGGACATGAATTATTGGATGGACATTTTCCAGTTAGATGGTACATTCACAACTCGAGCAATTTGACCGAGGAACCTCGAAGAACTCATTTTTTAGCCTTATTATCCGACACATGGGCCACAGGATTTTGGATTCTGATTGCTTACtatttgtataaaatcaaatattttttcactatttaa
- the LOC130449548 gene encoding heparan-alpha-glucosaminide N-acetyltransferase isoform X2: MKWCMIDDYDVANFKGYNLSSLILDQYYLNINVSYYKNIFLYTLNKDCYECPYLITDYCIDLNEECSKDLTKNIFNTHMTFRLTTERKEYFPQDQTENVICDINNEFGQFGVYNVEVNESGCFVDVLKQPVNIYTPILTVTLIWIAVLLMIFGATKIWKKLISKEESTEETHDGVNKRKQRILSLDTFRGLTVIIMIFVNYGQGGYTTIEHARWNGLHVADLVFPSFLWIMGACIPIGMISNFKKSISNKKIILNILKRSIKLFCLGIFLNGGSDLNYLRILGVLQRLGICYFATSIICLYLTDREDEVKEEQNWLRHIKDLTKLYRGWLAVIGILILHTVLIFSISAPNCPRGYMGPGGLHKNRSYVNCTGGATGYIDGLILGNHRYQYPTIYGTYEAKPFDPEGLVGCLTSIFQTFIGVQAGITLIMYKSHSERLIRWLSWAVITGMFGGILSGFSKENGIIPVLIFCYDNFMLFIFDVKYMLHIS; the protein is encoded by the exons atgaaatggTGTATGATTGATGACTACGACGTTGCCAACTTCAAAGGATATAATTTGTCGAGCTTAATTTTGGAccaatattatttaaacataaaTGTTAGTtactataaaaacatttttttatatactctTAATAAGGATTGTTATGAG TGCCCCTATCTTATAACTGACTACTGTATAGATTTAAATGAAGAATGCAGCAAAGATCTAACGAAAAATATCTTTAATACACATATGACCTTCAGACTGACAACAGAACGAAAAGAGTATTTTCCCCAAGATCAAACTGAAAATGTAATATGTGATATCAATAACGAATTTGGACAATTTGGTGTATATAATGTAGAAGTTAACGAATCCGGATGTTTTGTAGATGTTTTGAAACAAcctgtaaatatatatacac caaTACTTACAGTTACTTTGATATGGATTGCCGTATTACTAATGATATTTGGAGctacaaaaatttggaaaaagttgATCTCAAAAGAGGAATCTACGGAGGAAACTCATGACGGtgttaataaaagaaaacaacgAATTTTATCTTTGGACACTTTTAGGGG ATTGACTGTAATAATAATGATCTTTGTCAACTATGGTCAAGGGGGTTATACAACAATAGAACATGCACGTTGGAATGGACTACACGTTGCAGATTTAGTGTTTCCGTCCTTTTTATGGATCATGGGGGCATGTATACCGATAGGAATGAtatctaatttcaaaaaatcaatttcaaataaaaaaatcatattaaacaTATTAAAG agatcaataaaattattctgtTTAGGAATATTTTTGAATGGCGGTTCCGATTTAAATTATCTCAGAATATTAGGAGTTCTGCAAAGACTGGGCATATGTTATTTTGCGACGTCgataatttgtttgtatttaacGGACAGAGAAGATGAAGTCAAAGAAGAACAAAATTGGCtg agACATATAAAGGACTTAACGAAATTGTATAGAGGATGGTTGGCAGTtattggaattttaattttacacacCGTTCTGATTTTCTCGATATCCGCTCCGAATTGTCCAAG GGGGTATATGGGTCCAGGTGGCCTGCATAAAAATCGATCTTATGTAAATTGTACTGGAGGTGCAACAGGATATATAGATGGTCTAATCCTAGGTAATCATAGATATCAATATCCTACAATTTATGGTACCTATGAAGCTAAACCGTTTGATCCCGAAGGCTTAGTAG GCTGCTTAACTTCAATTTTCCAAACCTTTATTGGAGTTCAGGCAGGTATTACATTAATAATGTATAAATCTCACTCGGAACGATTGATTAGATGGTTATCGTGGGCGGTAATAACTGGTATGTTTGGAGGAATTCTCAGTGGATTTTCGAAGGAAAACGGTATAATACcg gtcCTTATCTTTTGTTATGACAACTTCATGCTTTTCATTTTTGATGTTAAGTATATGTTACATATTAGTTGA